In Mixta intestinalis, the following are encoded in one genomic region:
- the metH gene encoding methionine synthase, whose translation MVLDGGMGTMIQSYRLEEKDYRGERFADWPSDLKGNNDLLVLTQPEIIRSIHCAYLEAGADILETNTFNATTIAMADYQMESLSAEINYAAAKLARACADEWSAKTPHRPRYVAGVLGPTNRTCSISPDVNDPAFRNITFEQLVTAYRESTRALIEGGVDLLMIETIFDTLNAKAAIFAIQSEFEALGVTLPLMISGTITDASGRTLSGQTTEAFYNSLRHAEPLSFGLNCALGPDELRQYVAEMSRLAECCVSAHPNAGLPNAFGEYDLDAAVMAEQISEWARAGFLNIVGGCCGTTPAHIAAMARAVDGVAPRKLPQLAVACRLSGLEPLNIGADSLFVNVGERTNVTGSAKFKRLIKEEKYSEALDVARQQVENGAQIIDINMDEGMLDAEAAMVRFLNLIAGEPDIARVPIMIDSSKWEVIEKGLRCIQGKGIVNSISMKEGVAAFIEHARLVRRYGAAMVVMAFDEEGQADTRARKIEICRRAYQILTEEVGFPPEDIIFDPNIFAVATGIDEHNNYAMDFIGACEDIKRELPHALISGGVSNVSFSFRGNDPVREAIHAVFLYYAIRNGMDMGIVNAGQLAIYDDLPTELRDAVEDVILNRRADGTERLLDLAEKYRGSKSDDESSKPQAEWRSWDVAKRLEYSLVKGITEFIEEDTEAARLEADRPIEVIEGPLMAGMNVVGDLFGEGKMFLPQVVKSARVMKQAVAWLEPYIQASKAVGSSNGKIVLATVKGDVHDIGKNIVGVVLQCNNYEIIDLGVMVPTEKILKTAREEKADIIGLSGLITPSLDEMVNVAKEMERQGFTLPLLIGGATTSKAHTAVKIEQNYSGPTVYVQNASRTVGVVSALLSPTQHDDFVARTRKEYETVRIQHARKKPRTPPVTLQAARENDFAFDWAHYTPPVAHRLGVSEVRASIETLRHYIDWTPFFMTWSLAGKYPRILEDEVVGEEAQRLFADANAMLDRLSAEGSLTPRGVVGIFPANRVGDDIEIYRDESRTQVIAISHHLRQQTEKVGFANYCLADFIAPKASGKADYLGAFAVTGGLEEDALAQAWERQHDDYNKIMVKALADRLAEAFAEYLHERVRKVIWGYAANENLSNEELIRENYQGIRPAPGYPACPEHTEKATIWQLLEVERHTGMKLTESFAMWPGASVSGWYFSHPDSRYFAVAQLQRDQIEDYAQRKGMAVSEVERWLASHLGYDAD comes from the coding sequence ATGGTGCTGGATGGCGGTATGGGCACCATGATCCAGAGCTATCGGCTGGAGGAAAAGGATTACCGCGGTGAGCGCTTTGCCGACTGGCCCAGCGATCTGAAGGGAAATAACGATCTGCTGGTACTGACGCAGCCAGAGATCATACGTTCTATTCACTGCGCCTATCTGGAAGCTGGTGCCGATATTCTGGAAACCAACACCTTTAACGCCACCACGATCGCCATGGCGGATTACCAGATGGAGTCGTTGTCGGCAGAAATTAACTATGCCGCCGCAAAGCTCGCCCGCGCCTGCGCTGACGAATGGAGCGCTAAGACACCGCATCGTCCACGCTATGTGGCTGGCGTGCTGGGCCCGACTAACCGCACCTGCTCTATTTCGCCTGACGTTAACGATCCCGCCTTTCGTAATATCACCTTTGAGCAGCTGGTTACCGCCTATCGCGAATCCACGCGTGCGCTGATTGAGGGCGGCGTCGATCTGTTGATGATCGAAACCATTTTTGACACGTTAAACGCCAAAGCCGCCATTTTCGCGATCCAAAGTGAATTTGAAGCGCTGGGCGTCACGCTGCCGCTGATGATCTCTGGCACCATTACCGATGCTTCCGGACGCACGCTGTCGGGTCAGACAACCGAAGCCTTTTATAACTCGTTGCGCCATGCTGAACCGCTGTCGTTTGGTTTGAACTGCGCATTGGGGCCGGATGAACTGCGTCAGTACGTGGCGGAAATGTCTCGTCTTGCTGAATGCTGCGTTAGCGCGCATCCCAACGCCGGGTTGCCTAACGCCTTTGGCGAATACGATCTGGATGCCGCGGTCATGGCTGAGCAGATCAGCGAATGGGCACGCGCTGGCTTTCTTAATATCGTTGGCGGCTGCTGCGGTACCACGCCCGCACATATTGCCGCTATGGCCCGTGCGGTGGACGGCGTAGCGCCGCGTAAACTTCCACAGCTAGCGGTAGCCTGCCGTCTTTCCGGCCTTGAGCCGTTAAATATCGGCGCTGACTCGCTGTTTGTTAACGTCGGCGAGCGTACCAACGTTACCGGTTCGGCCAAATTTAAGCGGTTGATCAAAGAAGAGAAATATAGCGAGGCGCTGGATGTCGCACGGCAACAGGTAGAAAACGGTGCGCAAATCATCGATATCAATATGGATGAGGGCATGCTCGACGCTGAGGCGGCGATGGTGCGCTTCCTGAACCTGATTGCTGGCGAGCCGGATATTGCCCGCGTGCCGATTATGATCGATTCCTCCAAATGGGAAGTGATCGAAAAAGGCTTACGCTGCATCCAGGGGAAAGGCATCGTCAACTCCATCTCGATGAAGGAGGGCGTTGCTGCCTTTATTGAACATGCGCGGCTGGTGCGGCGTTACGGCGCGGCGATGGTGGTTATGGCCTTTGATGAAGAAGGCCAGGCGGACACGCGGGCACGTAAAATTGAAATCTGTCGTCGGGCTTATCAGATCCTGACAGAAGAGGTGGGTTTCCCGCCGGAAGATATTATTTTCGATCCCAACATCTTTGCGGTTGCCACCGGCATCGATGAGCATAACAACTATGCGATGGATTTTATCGGTGCCTGCGAGGATATTAAACGCGAGCTCCCGCACGCGCTGATCTCTGGCGGCGTCTCCAATGTTTCATTCTCATTTCGCGGAAACGACCCGGTACGCGAGGCTATTCACGCGGTATTCCTCTATTACGCCATCCGCAACGGTATGGATATGGGCATCGTCAACGCCGGTCAGCTGGCTATTTATGACGATCTGCCCACTGAACTGCGCGATGCGGTTGAAGATGTTATTTTAAACCGACGCGCCGACGGCACCGAGCGCCTGCTGGATCTGGCGGAGAAATATCGCGGCAGTAAAAGCGATGATGAGAGCAGTAAACCGCAGGCGGAATGGCGCAGCTGGGACGTGGCGAAGCGGCTGGAATATTCGCTGGTTAAAGGTATCACCGAATTTATCGAAGAGGATACCGAGGCGGCGCGTCTGGAAGCCGATCGGCCTATTGAAGTGATCGAAGGACCACTGATGGCCGGGATGAATGTCGTTGGCGATCTCTTCGGCGAAGGGAAGATGTTTCTGCCGCAGGTGGTGAAATCGGCACGCGTCATGAAGCAGGCGGTGGCCTGGCTGGAACCCTATATTCAGGCCAGCAAGGCGGTCGGCAGCAGTAACGGCAAGATCGTGCTGGCGACGGTAAAAGGCGATGTGCATGATATCGGTAAAAATATCGTTGGCGTGGTATTGCAGTGCAACAATTATGAAATTATCGATCTCGGCGTAATGGTGCCGACAGAAAAAATTCTTAAGACCGCGCGCGAAGAGAAGGCAGATATTATTGGCCTGTCGGGGCTGATTACGCCTTCGCTGGATGAGATGGTTAACGTCGCCAAAGAGATGGAGCGCCAGGGCTTTACGCTGCCGCTGCTGATTGGCGGCGCGACCACATCAAAAGCGCATACCGCAGTGAAAATTGAGCAGAACTACAGCGGCCCGACGGTCTATGTGCAGAATGCTTCGCGTACCGTAGGCGTCGTTTCTGCACTGCTGTCGCCTACGCAGCACGATGATTTTGTTGCCCGCACGCGTAAAGAGTATGAAACGGTGCGCATACAGCACGCGCGTAAAAAGCCGCGCACGCCGCCGGTAACGCTCCAGGCGGCGCGGGAAAATGATTTCGCCTTCGACTGGGCGCACTACACGCCGCCGGTGGCGCATCGACTGGGCGTTAGTGAAGTGCGGGCCTCTATTGAAACGCTACGTCACTATATTGACTGGACGCCCTTTTTCATGACCTGGTCTCTGGCAGGGAAATACCCGCGCATTCTGGAAGATGAGGTTGTTGGAGAAGAGGCGCAGCGGCTGTTTGCCGACGCCAATGCCATGCTGGATCGGCTGAGCGCTGAGGGCAGCCTGACGCCACGCGGCGTGGTAGGCATCTTTCCAGCTAACCGTGTAGGCGATGATATTGAAATCTATCGTGATGAGTCACGCACGCAGGTTATCGCCATCAGCCACCATTTGCGTCAGCAAACGGAGAAGGTAGGCTTTGCAAACTATTGCCTGGCGGATTTTATCGCGCCGAAAGCGAGCGGAAAGGCGGACTACCTTGGCGCTTTTGCCGTAACCGGCGGCCTGGAAGAAGATGCATTGGCACAGGCCTGGGAGCGCCAGCACGACGATTACAATAAAATTATGGTGAAAGCGCTGGCCGATCGTCTGGCGGAAGCCTTTGCCGAATATTTGCATGAGCGGGTGCGTAAGGTTATCTGGGGCTACGCGGCCAATGAAAATCTTAGCAACGAAGAACTGATCCGCGAGAACTATCAGGGAATCCGTCCGGCTCCTGGCTATCCCGCCTGTCCGGAACATACCGAGAAAGCCACCATCTGGCAGCTGCTGGAGGTAGAGCGCCATACCGGTATGAAGCTGACGGAATCTTTCGCCATGTGGCCCGGCGCTTCGGTTTCCGGCTGGTATTTCAGCCATCCTGACAGCCGCTACTTTGCCGTGGCGCAGCTGCAACGCGATCAGATTGAGGATTATGCGCAGCGTAAAGGAATGGCGGTCAGCGAAGTCGAGCGCTGGCTGGCTTCGCATCTCGGCTATGATGCGGATTAA
- the metA gene encoding homoserine O-acetyltransferase MetA, with protein MPIRVPDELPAVNCLRNENVFVMTHSRASVQEIRPLKVLVLNLMPKKIETENQFLRLLSNSPLQIDIQLLRIDSRESRNTPMEHLNNFYCNFEDIAHDNFDGLIVTGAPLGLVDFQDVAYWPQIQRVLHWAKEHVTSTLFVCWAVQAALNILYGLPKQTRATKLSGVYEHQTLQPHALLTRGFDDTFLAPHSRYADFPAQLIRDYTDLEIFAESELAGPYLLGSKDKRLAFVTGHPEYDALTLAGEYQRDCEAGLNPVIPCNYFPQDNPTLPPRASWRSHGNLLFSNWLNYYVYQITPYDLRHMNPTLD; from the coding sequence ATGCCGATTCGGGTACCCGATGAACTACCAGCCGTAAACTGTCTGCGTAATGAGAATGTGTTTGTCATGACCCATTCCCGCGCCAGCGTTCAGGAAATTCGACCGCTCAAAGTGCTGGTACTGAATCTGATGCCGAAAAAGATCGAGACAGAAAATCAGTTTTTGCGCCTGCTTTCCAACTCGCCGCTACAAATTGATATTCAGCTGTTGCGTATCGACAGTCGTGAATCGCGTAATACGCCTATGGAGCACCTCAATAACTTCTACTGCAACTTTGAAGATATCGCTCATGATAACTTTGATGGCCTGATAGTGACCGGTGCCCCGTTAGGTTTGGTGGATTTTCAGGATGTCGCCTACTGGCCACAGATCCAGCGCGTACTGCACTGGGCTAAAGAGCATGTCACCTCAACCCTGTTTGTCTGCTGGGCGGTACAGGCCGCGCTCAACATCCTCTACGGTCTCCCAAAACAGACCAGGGCTACCAAGCTGTCAGGCGTCTATGAACATCAAACGCTGCAACCGCATGCGTTGTTGACTCGTGGTTTCGACGATACCTTCCTTGCTCCACATTCGCGCTATGCCGATTTTCCTGCACAGCTCATCAGGGACTATACCGATCTGGAAATCTTCGCTGAATCTGAGCTGGCAGGACCTTATCTGTTAGGCAGCAAAGATAAACGCCTGGCTTTTGTCACCGGCCATCCGGAATATGATGCGCTAACGCTGGCGGGTGAATATCAGCGTGACTGCGAAGCCGGTCTAAATCCGGTTATTCCCTGTAATTATTTTCCACAAGATAATCCGACATTGCCGCCGCGCGCCAGCTGGCGCAGCCACGGTAATTTGCTGTTCTCTAACTGGCTTAACTATTACGTTTACCAGATCACACCTTACGATTTACGGCATATGAATCCCACGCTCGACTAG